GTATTCCCCTGCAGTACCTCGTCTGTGTATCAGAAAGCTGTACTCAACCTGATGTTAGGAAGTAATTAGAATTATTAGAATTAGAAGCTTTTAGTGTCATCATATTAATATGACGAAATTTACAATGCTACTCAAGGTAAGGTGCTTAGAATAACAGATAAGAACAAAATAGACAAACAAGTAGTATAAAACCACATATACACATACGCtcacaaaaatatatacatatacgcatacacacacatatacatacatgcataagTATCTATACATCATACGCATTCACAGTATAATGTATTGCAGAGAGCTATAGTTTGTTCAGTGTCCAAGGAAAGAAACTGTTTGTCAGTCTGGTTGTGCGGGCTTTTATTGACCTGTATCACCTGCCAGAGGGCAATAGGTCAAACAGGTGgtgggctgggtgagaggagtcTCTAATGATGGATGTGGTTCTGCTGCGgcagctggaggtggaggtcTTTTCCAAGGAGGGCAGGGGACAGCCGCTGATCTTTTGTGCAGTGTCTACTACTCTCTGCAGAGCCTCCCTGTCTGCAGCCGGGCTCCCAGCATACCACTCTGTGATGCAGTATGCTGATACCTGCTGGACCTCATCTCATCATTTCCTGAGATAAGCCCGACCACAGTGGTGTCAGTGGCGTATTTTATGATAAGGTTGGAGGAGTGAGAGGGGGTGCAATCGTGGGTGTAAAGTGCATACAGAAGTGGGTGATGGTGATGGCGTCCTCAGTAGAACGGTTGGTCCTATAAGCAAACTGATGAGGATCAAATGATGGAGGGAGGCAGGCCTTGATGTGTTGAGAAACCAGCCTTTCAAAGCATTTCATCACCACTGACGTGAGCgcaataagataagataagctacacctttattagtcccacaatggggaaattgcataaATTGTTTAAGCCGGTGTTAGCTGATGTTTTGGGAACTGGGATTATGATTGCAGACTTCAAGCACACTGGGATGGTAGCAAGCGTCAGGGATAGGTTGAAGACTTTAGTGAGGATCCCTGTTAGCGGGTCTGCACACGCTCTGAGTACTCCGTCTGGACCGGCCGCCTTCCTCAGATTCAGTGATGACAGTCAATCTTAACTAAGGCAAATTCATATCTTGTTCTTGCTAATATTTAACAGTTACTGTCAGTGATTTAGTCATTACGTCACTGAGTGTTGGGTGTAATCATTGCTACTCATGTTGCTTAATTGTCCGACGAACATTGTGTTTGTCATATTCACAGAGGTTCAATCTATGGGTTAACAAATGTTATGTTCCAGTATTCATTCACTGTTAATGTTAGCAAAAACAGATCTTAGGACTAGTCTTAGTAATTCATTCTTCCCCATTAATTTCTCTCTTGTCATTGTGATAAAGCTTTTGAAGCCGCATTTATATCACACCAGTTTCACTACTCTGatcaaaatgttgttttacaAGCCACGTTCATGTATTCTCATAAACAACTTCCTGCTTCCTGTATGTAACACTGGCTCCCAGccattgttcattttttttcaatgaacagctaatatactgtgtgtgtgtatgccccAAATCACCAAAGCAAATTCCTAGTAATTCGAAACCCATTCACTTACATGTCAAtaaacctgattctgattccaacttcattcatacatacagtacagtgcgCTTGCATTGTCCCTCAAGGGAGTTTACTTAATAAATGACGGCTTTAGAATATATACCACTGATACAGTAGCTATTACACTCAATGAGCCACAGTTCCTTTCCTGTGTGCCAACTCCACTAAGACATCAGGCCTGTCCGGGCCATGCTCAGTCAATCAGATCAtattctttctctgtgttttcccagCGGATGTCCACAGTGGTGATGCAGAGCCTGGCCTATGTGCAGcactcttcctctgtccctgGAGCTAAGCTCTTCATCAGTGGagacctgaggctgcagcagaggacacCCCTGCCTCACCGGGGACTGTACAACATTTACAACGTGAGATGACATGAACtcactttgtttctgtctttcttctcgttttctttttgtcccgTTTGTACCAATATAGACAGAGCTAATTTCACCACCCATGAATGATCTGGGAAAAGGatcctgctgacacacactcaggccctgttcagacctggcattaacatttGTCTCTGGTGATCCAATCAAGATCACAGTGCATAACGCTGATAAGTCCACAGATATATTATGAGTGCATCAAACAACTTGGGCGGTTTGATTTTCctggaacacacagaggaacagacCCAGTCTGTCTCAGGAACAAGACTCCACCACTTTGTTTGTGTGAGGAAATACAGTATTCCCTGGTCACATAATCCAGTTGaaattcaaatatatatattttagtcATCACTAAAATGTGCGTCATGGAAGAGAGCCAATAAAACAGAATGGTCAGAGTTGATAAAAGGATTTTTCCTACCAAGCTAACATTAACTAGTAAAGATGCAAAGGCAGAGaatcatcctttcattcatcaaCGACTTTTGTgacagtttctttgtttgttaaACTTGAACAGCTTGTGCTgaaccagcagctgctggagatgaATGTTTGCTGAGCTCTGTTTTCACAGCCTGTTAGATGAGCTTGACTCTGCCTGTGCTAAAACTTTTCCTCTGTGGCCTCATTTGTTTGAAAATATATTCCTGTTACCAGTATGATCATTAAACTCCAGTATCACATATTTAGCGGTACAGCGGTTGTGTGGGTGGACGAGGCAGTTGGCTCATAAACAGAAGGAAacatattgttctgtttgtctttctacTTTATTGATGCCCAGGTGTCAGTGATCGATGGCTCCAGCCCCTTTGCGAGTGCGTATGACCTTGACAACATAATTAGGAGCTACCAGGACAGAAACTGTAAGTGCTGAATATACTGTGACTGAAACCAGAATCAACTCAGGCTGAAACACCACCTTTGAGGGAGGTTTACACTCACACAATCGTGCATTTTGTAAACATGAGGCAACTCTcacttttgtctgtctctctgtccctttccCTTTTCCACCATAGTGACCACAGTGCTGTCCTGTCCCATGCCAGTCTGGACTGTGGGACGAGCTGCCGGTTCTCCGTTTGAGCTTAACGCTGAGATCCGTTACCCTGTGGAGGTCATTAGATATCCTTTAATAAACACAGGagagtctgtgagtgttttaacgTAGGATACACTCAAACCTAATTTTGGAAAATAAGGTAATTGAGGTAAAAGCTTACTGCCATTCATCTAGCTCCAGCTTTACAAGCCAGTAAGACTTAGATCTGGTTTCTACATCGAAAGTGTATAATAGTCCAGCAGCTGAGTTGTCTGTTGGAGGGTAAGACAGACTGAACTGGAACTGTAAGTTATGGACAGAAAGTTCAGCAGCTGTGCTGAAGAGGAAGGACATCGCCTTTCGGGCGGTCTTGAGAGTTTTAGGAACCACCAGTGTTTTATCTGCAGTGCGCAGGCTAACGGCTAACTGAGTGGGCGAGTGGGCGAgccacagggagggagaggcagaaatTTGAAGTGTGCTGGTATTATGCTAAAAATCACACACGCTAATCTGAAGGCAGCCCTGTAGgcagctgaaacaaaacaaagctgaaagcCTGTATAATCCCTGCTTCATTGAaacgtgtgtgagtgtatcaCATCTGTTAATGTGCTACGTTatcttaaaaaagtaaataactTCATACATTACGAGATAAACAAGTCAACATCAGTCATGGGCAAATATAGGACGATACAAGTGTGAATAGATCATAATGCTGTTATGGAAAAGTTGTCCGCTGCAGCTTAGAGATCCTCATCAGCACAGAACATTTACTGCAGTGGTTTTGTTGTTCAGGAAAGAGGCTGACCAAACTATAACTACTCTGCCATGGTTCATTGTCTGGCACATGTGATTGTATGTGGTCAGGATAATGctcatctgtttgtttacacAGCACATGAACTTCATCCTTACACCACCGGTTTCTGTACAGAGGGTCATTTGTTTATtatatgtaaacattttgtgtatgtttttcttttcccccagATATTGTTTACATGTTCTGGTTGAAAAATTCCCAGAGTTCCTCTCACCTGTGGGCTGGTAGTAGTACATGTGTGAAGAATAAGACTCAGAATCAGCTTCAtgggccgtgtgtgtgtgtgtcagaaccttctgtcagacaaacaaacaaaaacaagaacaggaAAGCTGAAAGAAGACAggtaaacagaaacactgacctACGACGTGTATAAGTAGGTAAAGGAATAGATTCCtacataaatatatgtataataaGTAACAATGAAGAAAATACAATATCTTTATTCAAGTCAAATATTTCAGATGAAATATCAGATGATTTCTCTGCAGTCCTGACTGTCTGTTGTCCTGTTTGTGTCCTGTTTGGTAGCCAATCCAAACCGGACACTGATGGACATACAGAGGACAGACTCAGTGACTCAGACCCATGTTGTTCCTCATTAGTCTTTGAGGTTTTCATTTAAACAGGTTGGACTAATACAGTTCTTAAAAGCAGAGGTTTGGCCTGTACTGTGAagttttcttcatcttgtttGCCTTAACCGTGTCTTCCACCTATCGCCCCGGCTTCTGGGAAACCATCAAATTTGCCTGGATCCAGTACGTCAGcgtcctcctcatcttcctctgggTCTTTGAACGTGTCCAGAGATTTGTTTTCCAGAACCAGGTTCTGACCACCGTACCCATACCTGTAGGAAAACCTCACCAGTCATGATTCAGCAGTAGCGCTTGGACCTTAAGGTAAACAAGAGGCACCGGGTTGCTGCCTTCACAGACAGTGTAACATATCTCACCCTGACTCAccagcactgacactgaaattTGACACCAAATCAGTGACTGAGTTTAGGGAATAAACATTTGGTCTGTTTTGTAAATACATTATGAGAACATAGAGAAAACACCCAGTTCCACCAGCTGTCCCTGGCAGCGCTCCAGGTGTAACCTGTGCTGGCACTGTAGcgtacacatatacacacaggtgGGAGGACGGGGCAGTGAATTCAGTGAGTATGAGTGATTCTTACAGTATCAGCTGCTTTATGCTGTACATGAAAAGTTCCTCATTCAGTTCATTCCAAATTCCTGCAGCATCTGAACGCAACAGGACCCTGTGTTTACGTTTATTAAATGCAGTGCAAATGACACCAGGCTGCTGAGGAAGTAACGACACGCAGGCTGGTCCCTAATGATTCAGTATTCTGTGGTTTAAGTGTCAGACTGATGCAGTCACAGCTCGTGGTGTTCCTTTAATAATTTCCCTGTGTTTCATACAAACGTGCCGAGAAaaattcatttccattttcaccTTTTTCCGGACAGGACTCTACTCAGACGCCTCCTCTGCCGGAGCGACACTAGTTAATGCAGAGGAAAATGCATTTCTTCaatttttttgctgtttgaagaagaaatataaattttaaaacatatttttactAGTTGTCTGTTCATGACCATTTGTGTTAAAGATATGtctgttaatgtgtttatttttatattgtacCTACCTTTAGATGATGGATAATAAATGAtttgtacattttaatatttagtaTCTTCTTCAGTCACAGGGGTTTCACTAATTTACATCTTTTActttcatcatttctttttttttttggcctcaaagaTGAATTTGTGAGTAACAGCAGTGAACTTTTGTTTGACTAGTCTTGTCTAATGATGGAAATGTagcagaataataataataagggtGAAAGGTTAGAACTTGGAATTTTTCGTCAAGTACAGTACACTTTTCTGTTCTCGGCTCTTTCTTAATCCCCAAGCCTCGTTAATATGTGACTGATTCATTTCCCTCTTCGGCCACTTCCACATACTTTCTGCACAATGCAGCTGACCAAAGAAACTGACTTATCTTTGCCTGTTTCTGTGCTTGACTGATATCTAGGACTGAGGTTATGAAGTCAAATGATGTTTTGAGTTTTGGGGATTTTGGTGGAAAATGTGTCTCAGACTCTGCGCTGAGAATCGATGCCTCAGATCCCATCAGCGTTTACCGTGTTTACAGCAGGAACATTTGTTGTCACTGCACCACAGGCTTCAttctctggggaccatgaatgtctgcacaaagcTTCATGACAGTCCATCTCATACAAGAGATATTTAAGTCTGAGTCGACAGAgtcatcattattattgatgCCCAGACTGGAGGAACCATGTCTCATGAAAAAGCTGGTGTCTTTGTCTTTAAGtgacaaacagaggaagagcCATTTAACTGGTTTGTTACAATGAATAACAGCAGCATCACACAGGCTGTGAGTGTCTGTTGTGAGAGTGGCAGAGCACTGtatgctttttctgttttttttttacaccttactGTGGCTGTTTCAGACTCGTTCCACATCAGTGCCTGGGGGTGAAgtcaccccaccccctcctctccatccaGGCTTTTGCGAGTGACCAAAGAGCTTTGGTTTGtctgcagagagctgggacAGGATATGAGTCTGGCCCATGAAGGAACCAGGTGCATccttttttcagtgttgttttatttttctctggaTGAATTGTGATcggtctctgtctcttccattcatccattcactcAGGCCCAGGGTAGCTAAACTGGCTTCTTACGACTGCATATATcacaataaactttatttatacaacACTTTTCAAAAAAACTT
The window above is part of the Toxotes jaculatrix isolate fToxJac2 chromosome 5, fToxJac2.pri, whole genome shotgun sequence genome. Proteins encoded here:
- the tmem231 gene encoding transmembrane protein 231 isoform X2 — translated: MAFYEVYSHPALIRYKTSVCTKATVFLVGVLCLTYIAPLLVAYRSQGFWIKRSTYEEQPVVRFQYQALLVAATSPLGDYVAWSTYPHLNNMLGANLRIPAISVREEDKNQDGKLDLLILQLQLPLKPEEQVYSVQLLLTFSYQLFRMSTVVMQSLAYVQHSSSVPGAKLFISGDLRLQQRTPLPHRGLYNIYNVSVIDGSSPFAMTTVLSCPMPVWTVGRAAGSPFELNAEIRYPVEVISYRPGFWETIKFAWIQYVSVLLIFLWVFERVQRFVFQNQVLTTVPIPVGKPHQS
- the tmem231 gene encoding transmembrane protein 231 isoform X1; the protein is MAFYEVYSHPALIRYKTSVCTKATVFLVGVLCLTYIAPLLVAYRSQGFWIKRSTYEEQPVVRFQYQALLVAATSPLGDYVAWSTYPHLNNMLGANLRIPAISVREEDKNQDGKLDLLILQLQLPLKPEEQVYSVQLLLTFSYQLFRMSTVVMQSLAYVQHSSSVPGAKLFISGDLRLQQRTPLPHRGLYNIYNVSVIDGSSPFASAYDLDNIIRSYQDRNLTTVLSCPMPVWTVGRAAGSPFELNAEIRYPVEVISYRPGFWETIKFAWIQYVSVLLIFLWVFERVQRFVFQNQVLTTVPIPVGKPHQS